A DNA window from Ostrea edulis chromosome 5, xbOstEdul1.1, whole genome shotgun sequence contains the following coding sequences:
- the LOC125650279 gene encoding uncharacterized protein KIAA0825-like: protein MNSRVGSMEKLQKQISRTQHKEKETDMDTMIIPPIRSLLESGPPNQTVLAAYIDDLDSHLDENSRRMDECLHEILKTCNHLPGNKQFGSPKEAVNNVISEHIIEKDSCYDPEAEDVLTILSHVISVLENHPGSEEKLLQDLLSLSSKEGLSLPCKSHQGSNPMQSVNSVNAVSDNLELQIAQQWDQISLHFRRFFTDKLKKLPIDSTKPDLDIFEGKRIEYIHSLLALFPSDDILIKYQTLRSQQLERCFETLLPEIDSEQYSSLEITKNCKELSDIILNMIDEDFVIFNSGIFKKPFNTARAMHDMYLEKFSDEMSALVEDIWEDIEEIVDKPRKSSSGNQVTASQSPNSEQDVPDESNSSKISLPRMYMDSILDVVTSVLHIEEHVESLLRCAAWDPAGVSSKRVKRKGSLRGVLKTSSSPEVQRRPLSYTSDDMSFNEHFSTSFGSMPSSLSDSIPAPKVVERTRGEERLRWEWKLMFKKIAPDLSKYMGQQIRNLLKTTLDSELRDWTQVRVLHTEPVPQELWGGRMDYPKYISKSVWDFMTELDFLLPFSRAGTDGSILSCVRLAFVDAVNLCLQNFHIHLTKLSNDVPRNAPMKSLYILLASSVYIRNHLVHYETVLTGDESSKKLFSGLHKNYVELVDALHKMTLEIHNNFMATSVLFDMESYNWKDNKEFQEGERCSFPIQMWNYHMRGLRHDLWTMCSPQLSQDIFGQVLHNSLQILSQRYSHSKPSYRRTSQFRSDIITILMCASELLFPACNSVSMYLDPGSSQLPHYNIHNLCSTLLADMTIVASPLEMLYKMYKRGFHELPEQPLSGVSSPTTEVIGTNTNWLSWIQPTIFQTGHKHYFDMRTTTALYFHCKLLLSQPEIDWSKVVQAFIMKDFTLPILFLTQSVTRDSPSQGDTDEVLHHDKVCETFSLITRVLTQCPHFKESVAKVLVPVINRCNEWKLLDAKTQIGQGSVVPVWVETIFTLLDPFVHSILKPILSVVLDANDGPPIRPIMSVIADLPCGCRPQFTAPTKSKSSESQKEMMDTLMRQIVGYIANNVYSIPNTVCILLRALQEQCTANNIKTPHHCAGLKILGTCLRLRLQDKGYLERITGLTFNGRQMDNLKSLADCIYYVLINSKAKSNATPKLGGKFCKENKDWVHSKIQTITSYLNNIMFVVSDHTILEGATNEYMKQLFTLAASNILDSPTGQADLTSLYGLIANNFSWLEHQFDIQFVLPPYVTEDNPQFTLRMDVQHVGAFDACKEYEMIGSRKFDHATFETFNINWQDLLSSDLGISEFGFRSLLYNRHEMQDGAYLEEQEKKPVETLKAVYENEPRELG, encoded by the exons ATGAACAGTAGAG TTGGAAGCATGGAAAAATTGCAAAAGCAAATTTCTAGGACTCAGCATAAGGAAAAGGAGACAGACATGGATACTATGATCATCCCACCAATCAGATCACTGCTAGAGAGTGGTCCTCCAAATCAGACAGTGTTGGCAGCCTACATAGATGACCTTGACAGTCATCTGGATGAAAATAGCCGCAG GATGGATGAATGTCTTCATGAAATCTTGAAAACCTGTAATCACTTACCTGGAAATAAACAGTTTGGTAGTCCTAAGGAGGCAGTTAACAATGTTATCAGTGAACACATTATTGAGAAGGACTCCTGTTATGATCCTGAAGCAGAAGATGTGCTCACTATTCTAAGTCATGTT ATATCTGTTCTAGAAAACCATCCAGGTAGTGAagagaaacttttacaagatttgcTGTCCTTATCTTCGAAAGAGGGATTGTCACTACCATGTAAATCTCATCAAGGGTCGAATCCCATGCAGTCTGTCAACTCAGTCAATGCTGTTAGTGACAACCTTGAATTGCAAATCGCTCAACAGTGGGATCAGATTTCTCTCCACTTTCGTCGTTTCTTTACTGACAAGTTAAAGAAGCTTCCAATTGACAGTACAAAGCCAGATTTAGATATTTTTGAGGGTAAACGAATTGAATACATTCACAGTCTCTTGGCGTTGTTTCCATCAGATGATATTCTCATTAAGTATCAGACACTGAGATCCCAGCAGTTAGAGCGCTGCTTTGAGACTTTGCTACCAGAAATTGACTCTGAACAGTATAGCTCTTTGGAAATTACCAAAAACTGCAAGGAATTATCAGATATCATACTGAACATGATAGATGAAgactttgtgatttttaactCGGGTATTTTTAAGAAGCCTTTCAATACAGCTAGGGCCATGCATGACATGTATTTGGAGAAATTCTCTGATGAGATGTCTGCACTGGTGGAGGATATCTGGGAAGATATTGAAGAAATTGTTGATAAGCCTAGGAAAAGCTCATCTGGAAATCAGGTGACTGCTAGTCAGTCCCCAAATTCTGAACAGGATGTTCCTGATGAAAGTAATTCAAGCAAGATAAGTCTACCTAGAATGTACATGGACTCCATTTTAGATGTTGTAACGTCTGTGTTGCACATTGAAGAACATGTAGAAAGCCTGCTAAGATGTGCAGCCTGGGATCCAGCAGGTGTGTCCAGTAAACGGGTCAAACGGAAAGGTAGTCTCAGAG GTGTGTTGAAGACCAGCTCCAGCCCTGAGGTCCAGAGAAGGCCTCTCAGCTACACTTCAGATGACATGTCTTTTAATGAACACTTCAGCACTTCCTTTGGATCCATGCCTTCAAGTCTCTCTGACAGTATACCTGCCCCCAAAG TTGTGGAAAGGACTCGTGGGGAAGAGAGGTTGAGATGGGAGTGGAAACTGATGTTTAAGAAGATTGCTCCTGATCTGTCCAAGTACATGGGGCAACAGATACGCAACCTTCTGAAAACAACCCTAGACTCAGAACTCAGGGACTGGACCCAAGTTAGGGTTCTCCATACTGAACCTGTGCCACAGGAACTGTGGGGAGGAAGAATGGATTACCCAAAATACATTTCTAAG TCTGTATGGGACTTTATGACGGAGCTGGACTTTCTGTTGCCCTTTTCGAGGGCTGGCACTGATGGTTCCATATTAAGCTGTGTGAGGTTGGCCTTTGTGGATGCAGTTAACCTCTGTTTACAGAACTTCCATATTCATCTCACAAAG CTTAGCAATGATGTCCCGAGGAATGCCCCCATGAAGAGCCTGTACATTCTGTTGGCTAGCTCTGTGTACATCAGGAACCACTTAGTACACTACGAGACGGTGCTTACTGGAGATGAGAGCAG CAAGAAACTTTTCTCTGGTCTGCACAAGAACTATGTGGAGTTAGTGGATGCCCTGCACAAGATGACTTTAGAGATCCATAACAACTTCATGGCAACTAGTGTTCTCTTTGACATGGAAAGCTACAACTGGAAGGACAACAAAGAATTTCAAGAG GGTGAGCGGTGCTCCTTTCCTATACAGATGTGGAACTACCACATGCGTGGACTCCGTCATGATTTGTGGACCATGTGTTCACCTCAGTTGTCACAGGATATATTTGGTCAGGTGCTTCACAACTCTCTACAGATTCTATCTCAGCGATATTCTCACTCCAAGCCTAGCTACCGCAGAACTTCTCAATTCAG ATCTGACATTATCACCATTTTGATGTGTGCCAGTGAGCTGCTATTTCCAGCGTGTAATTCAGTTTCCATGTATCTTGACCCTGGGTCATCCCAGCTTCCTCACTACAACATCCACAACCTCTGCTCCACTCTGCTGGCTGACATGACTATAGTGGCCTCACCTCTAGAGATGCTTTACAA AATGTATAAAAGAGGTTTCCATGAACTTCCCGAGCAGCCATTATCTGGTGTGTCATCGCCTACAACTGAAGTCATTGGTACCAACACAAATTGGTTGTCATGGATACAACCAACCATTTTTCAGACTGGACATAAACA CTACTTTGACATGAGAACAACCACTGCTTTgtattttcattgtaaactgctTTTGTCCCAACCCGAGATTGACTGGTCAAAAGTGGTTCAG gcTTTCATTATGAAGGACTTCACCCTTCCCATTTTGTTTCTTACTCAAAGTGTAACAAGAGACTCTCCATCACAAGGCGACACTGATGAAGTTCTTCATCACGACAAAGTTTGTGAGACATTCTCTCTCATTACTCGGGTCTTGACACAGTGTCCACATTTCAAGGAATCGGTGGCAAAAGTGCTTGTACCAGTCATCAACAG GTGTAATGAGTGGAAACTGCTGGACGCAAAAACACAGATAGGACAAGGGTCTGTTGTTCCTGTGTGGGTAGAAACCATCTTCACCCTGCTGGATCCCTTTGTACACAG TATTTTGAAGCCTATACTATCTGTAGTCCTGGATGCCAATGATGGCCCGCCAATTCGTCCCATCATGTCTGTTATTGCAGATCTACCCTGTGGATGTAGACCTCAATTCACAGCTCCAACCAAATCCAAGAGTTCAGAAA GTCAGAAGGAGATGATGGACACTCTGATGAGACAGATTGTGGGCTATATTGCCAACAATGTGTATTCCATACCTAACACTGTGTGTATCTTACTGAGAGCATTACAGGAACAATGCACAgctaacaacatcaaaacaccACATCACTGTGCTGGACTCAAG attttaggCACTTGTCTGAGATTGAGGCTACAAGACAAAGGTTACTTGGAGAGAATCACTGGCCTCACCTTTAATggcagacagatggacaacttGAAGTCTCTGGCAGACTGCATTTACTATGTGCTAATCAACAGCAAAG CTAAAAGCAATGCTACACCAAAACTAGGAGGGAAATTCTGCAAGGAGAACAAGGATTGGGTGCACAGTAAAATCCAAACCATTACATCCTACCTTAACAATAT AATGTTCGTGGTAAGTGACCACACCATACTTGAGGGGGCCACCAATGAATACATGAAGCAGCTTTTCACACTGGCAGCTAGTAATATTTTGGATTCTCCAACTG GACAAGCTGATCTGACAAGTCTATATGGTTTGATTGCTAACAACTTTTCGTGGTTGGAACATCAATTTGACATCCAATTTGTGTTGCCTCCATATGTGACAGAAGACAACCCACAATTCACTCTGAGAATGGATGTGCAGCATGTAGGAGCGTTTGATGCTTGTAAAGAGTACGAGATGATTGGATCcagaaaatttgatcat GCCACCTTTGAAACATTCAACATAAACTGGCAAGACTTGTTGTCCTCAGACTTGGGTATCAGTGAGTTTGGGTTCCGTTCTCTGCTCTACAACCGACACGAGATGCAGGATGGAGCTTACTTGGAGGAACAGGAGAAAAAGCCGGTGGAAACACTCAAAGCTGTGTATGAAAATGAACCTAGAGAGCTAGGATAA